A single region of the Mercenaria mercenaria strain notata chromosome 6, MADL_Memer_1, whole genome shotgun sequence genome encodes:
- the LOC128558049 gene encoding uncharacterized protein LOC128558049: protein MQNELLLECNVDSNKFWKSIGKIGVCYTKSKKIPLEVVLEDGSISTNVQDVLCKWENDFKLLYNNPDTDDAVQFDNEHSHNNAYVNAFNDNISILEVKKAVDEAKRGKAVGIDGIPSEVLKNDTAILFLHALFNTCFSNGTVPTVWGKSIVNPIPKSSASDPRDPMSYRGIALASAMYKLYCYVLNERLNKWVERNGILVDEQNGFRKKRSTIDQAASLYNVIDTRKKLKQSTFAAFIDFRKAYDFINRSKLWNRLCNTGINGKMLSAIKSLYSTVSASIRVNCFSTEWFDVKSGLRQGCILSPLLFNLYINDLAVFLKSLDIGVKIGDELLCILLYADDIVLLAENAADLQKLLNALRDWCNLNDMNINVSKSKIIHFRPPSCSRTNQVFTCGNDTLEIVDRYTYLGLLMHEHLDLNVMVKDVAQSASRALGLVIAKCKVMGGFPYDVFTKLYDTVVWPVISYGSAIWGYRSFSCIDAVHNRAMRFYLGVGRYTPNLALAGEMAWTPTMVRQWKTVAGFVCRLCNTAMTRVNKRIAVWASSKVRCKNWFDYVKQKFQECNITFNIMSYVCKSNVVGNIEKCIMEKYVQDWFNGINRITSNSGKGNNKLRTYCTFKSEFIVEDYCKIILPRKHMSALCKFRCGVAPIRIESGRYENLQVENRICPFCPNIVEDEKHVILKCSLYNDLRESLFSYVVKNNENFKNLPEQEQLKYLFTNPLLVRSVAKTCCKILDRRKLYLCK, encoded by the coding sequence ATGCAAAACGAACTTCTGTTAGAATGTAATGTTGATAGTAACAAATTTTGGAAGTCCATTGGTAAGATTGGTGTTTGTTATACTAAGTCTAAAAAGATTCCATTGGAAGTTGTTCTCGAAGATGGTTCTATTTCTACTAATGTACAAGATGTTTTATGTAAGtgggaaaatgattttaaattattgtataaCAATCCTGATACTGATGATGCTGTCCAATTTGACAACGAGCACAGCCATAATAATGCATATGTTAATGCtttcaatgataatatttctatcCTTGAAGTTAAAAAGGCGGTAGATGAAGCAAAACGTGGTAAAGCAGTTGGTATAGATGGTAtcccaagtgaagttttgaaaaatgatactgCTATTTTATTTCTACATGCACTTTTTAATACTTGTTTTAGTAATGGCACTGTACCAACGGTTTGGGGTAAAAGTATTGTAAACCCAATTCCAAAATCTTCAGCTTCTGATCCTAGGGATCCTATGTCTTATAGAGGAATAGCACTTGCGTCAGCAATGTATAAGttatattgttatgttttaaatgaaagGTTGAATAAGTGGGTAGAACGCAATGGAATTTTGGTGGATGAACAGAATGGATTTAGGAAAAAGCGTAGTACAATAGACCAAGCTGCATCTTTATATAATGTAATAGATACcaggaaaaaattaaaacaatcaaCTTTTGCAGCTTTTATAGATTTCCGAAAGGCCTACGACTTTATAAATAGAAGTAAATTATGGAATAGATTATGTAATACTGGTATAAATGGAAAAATGTTAAGTGCTATAAAATCTCTATACTCTACAGTTTCTGCTTCAATCCGGGTAAATTGTTTTTCTACCGAATGGTTTGATGTTAAATCAGGCTTAAGACAAGGGTGTATTTTATCGCCTTTACTATTTAATTTGTACATTAATGATCTTGCTGTTTTTCTTAAATCTTTAGACATAGGTGTAAAGATTGGTGATGAACTTTTATGCATTTTACTATATGCAGATGACATTGTATTACTAGCAGAAAATGCTGCTGATCTGCAAAAGCTGTTGAATGCGTTACGTGACTGGTGCAATTTAAATGATATGAACATTAATGTCTCTAAAAGTAAGATAATACATTTTAGACCACCTAGTTGTTCAAGAACTAACCAGGTTTTTACATGTGGTAATGATACACTTGAAATAGTTGATAGATATACGTACCTTGGATTATTAATGCATGAACATCTGGACTTAAATGTTATGGTTAAAGATGTAGCACAAAGTGCAAGCCGTGCTCTTGGACTTGTCATAGCCAAATGTAAAGTGATGGGTGGGTTTCCATATGACGTATTCACAAAGCTCTACGATACTGTAGTGTGGCCAGTTATTAGTTATGGTTCGGCCATTTGGGGGTACAGGTCATTTTCTTGTATTGATGCTGTTCACAATAGAGCCATGCGGTTCTATTTGGGAGTAGGGAGGTATACTCCTAATTTGGCTCTTGCGGGGGAGATGGCCTGGACTCCTACAATGGTCCGTCAATGGAAAACTGTCGCGGGCTTTGTGTGTCGTCTGTGTAACACCGCAATGACAAGAGTTAATAAACGGATTGCAGTCTGGGCTAGTTCTAAAGTTCGGTGCAAAAATTGGTTTGACTATGTGAAACAGAAATTCCAAGAGTGTAATATTACTTTCAATATAATGAGTTATGTGTGTAAGTCAAATGTTGTTGGTAACATTGAGAAATGTATTATGGAAAAATATGTTCAAGATTGGTTTAATGGTATTAATAGAATAACTAGTAATAGTGGTAAAGGCAACAATAAATTAAGGACATACTGTACatttaaatctgaatttattgttgaagattattgtaaaattattctgCCAAGAAAACATATGTCTGCCTTATGTAAATTTCGATGTGGTGTAGCACCAATACGTATAGAGAGTGGtagatatgaaaatttacaagttgaaaatagaattTGCCCGTTCTGTCCTAATATTGtggaagatgaaaaacatgttattttgaaatgttccttGTATAATGATTTAAGGGAGTCTCTTTTCAGTTATgttgttaaaaacaatgaaaatttcaagaatttgCCAGAACAAGAACAACTGAAATATCTGTTTACAAACCCATTGTTAGTAAGATCTGTTGCCAAAACCTGTTGTAAAATTCTAGACCGTCGTAAATTGTacttatgtaaataa